A window of Neorhizobium galegae bv. orientalis str. HAMBI 540 genomic DNA:
GTATCTCCCTCTCTTGATGAAGACGAAGGATTAGCGGCTCATCCGACAGGACGCAGCAATTTTTTGATGGATCAGGGCCGACCGGTCGGACTGGTGCCGAAAGTCTCGCGAAAACGGCGGGAGAAATGCGACCGCGAGGCATAACCGGCCGCCTCCGCCGCAGCGATGCTGGAGGCGCCCGAGGATATGGCGTTCTGGCCCGCCTTCAGCCGCTCCCGGCGCAGGATCGCTCGGAACGAGCCACCCTCCAGGGAAAGGCGACGCCGCAGCGTCGAGGCACCGATGCCGATCTGTTCGGCGACCTCGGTTATGCTCCACTGTTCGGAAGGGGCTGTGGCGATAAGCCAGGCGATCTCGTCCGAAAGGCTCTGGCGGAACAGCAGCCGCGCTTCCGGCAGCGGGCGGAGCAATGCCAGCACCTCGGCCATCCGCAGCCGCTTGATCGTTTCGCCGATGGCCCCGTCGGCAATCGTGGTGGCCGCATGACAGAGCGCCTCCACCAGACCATCGCTGAGCGGCACGCCGAAATTGCCAAGTTCCCCGCCCTTCAGCCGCTCCGCCGTCGAGAGCGGCGGTATCCCTTCCGGCAGCGACGGAACGTCGAGGCGCAGTGCGACGTAGAACCCGGTCGTCTCGTCGGGAATGTTGACGACATCCATTGGCACCTTGCGCGGCAGGACGAAGACGGAGCCCGGCGGGAAGGCATGCGTCCGATCGCCGAACCAGATTTCCTTCTGCCCGTAGAGCACGATGCCGATCATCGGATCTTCGAGCTCCAGCGCCTTCACCTTTTCCCGGTCAAAACAGCAATAGATGAACAGCTGTTCCGCATAAGCGTTCATGCCGGGCTTGAGACGCCCCGCCACCATCGGGCGCAGACGGTCGAGCAGGCCGCGGGAAAGATCAGGAAGACGCTGGGTGACGATCAGGTTCATGGCCGCAGTATAGCGCAGGACCGACGATGAAAAACACTTCGAGTGAGCGTTTCGGGCTCAACCCGGTAAAAATCCGGCCCTGACAGAGGAAGGAAAGCAGGCAGAAGGCCGTGGCTTTAACGCAGGAGACTTTTAATGAAGACCTTAGCCACTCTTTCCACCCTTGGCGCTTCCGTTCTGGCCGCGGGCGTCGCCCTCTTCACCCTGTCGGGCTCCGCTCGCGCCGCAGCCGATCTCGAACTGTGGCGGCTCGATTGCGGCTCGATCGTGGTCAAGGACCTGTCGAGCTTTTCCGATACGTTCGCTTATAAAGGCGAAAGCCGCACCCTGACCGACAGCTGCTATGTGATCCGCCACGGTGCAGATTACCTGCTCTGGGATACCGGCCTGCCGGCGGCCCTGATCGGCAAGGCGCCGGACCTCACCCAGCCGCTCGCGCCATCGCTTTCCGTCGACATCCCGACCCAGCTCGCGAAGATCGGTATCAAGCCGGACCAGATCGGCATCGTCGGCATCAGCCACAACCATTTCGACCATCTCGGCCAGGCCTCGACGTTTGCGAAGGCAACGATGATGATCGGCGCCGGCGACTGGGAAAGCCTGCATGAAAATCCCCTGCCCTTCGGGGTCATGCCGGCGCTCGTCCAGCCCTGGATGGACGGCAAGGCAAAGATTGACCCTGCCTCGGGTGATCGCGACGTGTTCGGCGACGGTTCGGTGATGATGCTGGCCATGCCCGGCCACACCAAGGGCGAGACGGCGCTGCTCGTCAAACTACCGCAGAGCGGACCGGTCCTGCTTTCCGGCGACGTCGTGCATTTCGAAGAGCAGATCGGAAACAACGGCGTGCCGCCCTTCAATATCGACCGGGCCGAAAGCCTCGCCTCGATGGAGCGCATGAACCGGATCGCCAAGCAGCTGAACGCAAAGCTGGTCGTCCAGCACGACGCAGACGATATCGGCAAGCTGCCGGCTTTCCCGGCCAGCGCCCGCTGACTTCGATGAGATCGCCACTGGCGCATCGCGCGCCGGTGGCTATATTCCGCGGGAACGAAAACTCTGCCTCCCAAGGAACCCCGACATGGCCGACCTTTCCGCCTTTCCGATCACTTCCAGATGGCCCGCCGAAAACCCGGACGTGCTGCAGCTCTATTCGACGCCGACACCGAACGGCGTGAAAGTGTCGATCATGCTGGAAGAAATCGGCCTGCCCTACGAGCCGCATTTCATCAATATCGGCGCCAATGAGACCTGGGGGCCGGAATACCTGTCGCTCAACCCGAACGGAAAGATCCCGGCGATCCTCGATCCCAACGGCCCCGGCGGCAAACCGCTGGCGCTGTTCGAGTCGGGCGCGATCCTGATCTATCTCGCCGAAAAAACCGGCAAGCTGATGTCGTCGGATCCGGCCAAGCGCTACGAGACGATCGAGTGGGTGATGTTCCAGATGGCCGGTCTCGGGCCGATGTTCGGTCAGCTCGGTTTCTTCCACAAGTTCGCCGGCAAGGACATCGAGGACAAGCGCCCGCGCGACCGTTATGCCAAGGAATCGCACCGCATCATCCGCGTGCTGGAGACCCGCCTCGAAGGCCGCGACTGGGTGATGGGCGACGAATATTCGATCGCCGACATCGCCATGCTCGGCTGGGTCCGCAACCTGATCGGCTTCTACGGCGCCGGCGAATTCGTGGAATACGACCAGCTGAAACGCGTGCCGGAATGGCTGGAGAGCGGCCTAGCACGGCCAGCCGTCCAGCGCGGCCTGGATATCCCGAAGCGTCCGGCCTGATCAAACAGCATAGCCGCCCTAATTCATGGGGAGATGGAGGTAAGACATGCCGAAACCCACTCTCCCCATGGAAGGTTCATGCCGCTGCGGGCAGGTGCGCCTGAAGATCAGCGCACCGCCGATCCTGACCATGGCCTGCCATTGCACCGGCTGCCAGAAGATGAGCGCCAGCGCTTTCTCGCTCTCCGCTGCGATCCCGTCCGAAGGGTTCGAGGTGACGCAAGGCGAGCCGGTGATCGGCGGCCTGCATGGCGACGACGCCCACCACTATCACTGCCCGCATTGCAAGAGCTGGATGTTCACCAGGCCGGTCGGCATGGACTGGTTCGTCAACCTGCGTCCGACCATGCTCGACGACCCGCAATGGTTCGTGCCCTTCATCGAGACCTATACGTCCGAAAGGCTGCCCTGGGCGACGACGCCGGCCGTGCATTCCTACGAAACCTTCCCGCCGATGGAAGCCTATGAGGGCCTGGCGAAGGAATTTGCGGGCCGGGACTAGTTTTTTTCGCCGCCCCATGTCGGCGTCTCCTCCTCTCGTTCGTCCTTGTATTGTCCGGCATGGACGAGAACGACCTGAACAGGAGGGAAAATCATGGATACGAGTGCCCAGACGAACGACAAGCAGGTGGCATCGCCCGTCCGCGGCGGCGTGGTCGCCTATCTTCAGCTCGACGGGGCGATGAAGGCTGCCGAATATTACAAAAACGCCCTCGGCGCCGAGATCGAATCCTTTCATCCGGTGGATGACCAGGGCCGCACGATGCACATCCATCTCTATATCAACGGCAGTTCGGTAATGCTCTGCGATCCCTATCCGGATTACGGCCACCCGCTCGAAAAACCGCAGGCCTTCACCATGATGCTGCCGGTCGACGACATCGATTTCTGGTGGAAACGCGCCGTCGATGCCGGCATGACGGTGGAGACCGAGCTGCAGGTGATGTTCTGGGGCGACCGCTACGGCCAGGTCCGCGATCCCTTCGGCGTCGCCTGGGCGATGAACGCGCCGGTCAAGGGCTGAGATCCGTCGGGGAAGCAACGCGCCGCCGGTGATCCGGCGGCGGGCTTTGACCAGTCAGCGCACCACGAAGCAGTTGATCGCCTTGGCCTGCAGGGCCGAGCAGGCGCGCGTGGCGGCGTCGCCGTCGGCAAAACCGACGAAACGTGCGCGGAAGATTTCCTTGCCGCTATCGGCATAACTTTCGACGCTCGGCGCAACGCGGCCATAACCTTGGGCGAGCAGCGGCATTGCCTTTTCCAGCAGCGCGGATGCCTGGTCGCGGCTGGCGGCGGCTGCGATCTGGATGCGCCAGAGCGACCCGACCGGCTGCTGCGACGTCATTGTCTGAGACGACGCCATCCGGGATGGGGCAGTCGGGACTGGCGCGGTCTGGGGAACGGCGTTCGGAGGCGCGGCATAGAGATTGGCAATCGCGGTCTTGGGCGCAACGCCGAGCGTGATCTCCTTGCGTGGCGAAGGCGTCGCAAACGCGAGCGGCAGCGTGTCTTGGGCCGGTCGTTTCTGGGTCTCGAATGCCACCAGACCGCCGGATGCGGCATTGTTGCCGGGCACGTAGCGGTCGAGAAGCGCCGCCATCTGGTCGTCGCGCTTGCGGGCGCTCTTGCCGCCCATCACCACGCCGATCACCCGCCGGCCGTCGATGGTGACGGCGCTGGCGATATTGTAACCGGAAGCGTTGGTAAAGCCGGTCTTGACGCCGTCCATTCCGGGATAGCGATACATCAGGTTGTTGTGGCCGCGCAGGCGCTTGCCGCGGAACTCCATGTTCTTCAAAGAAAAGAGCTGATATTCCCTGGGGAAGTCGCGGATCAGCGCCAGCGCCAGCTGGGCCATGTCGCGCGCCGTCGTCACCTGTTCGTCGTCCGGCAGGCCGGACGCATTGCGGAACACGGTGCGGCTCATGCCAAGCGCGCGGGCCTTCCTGGTCATCATCTCGCCGAAACGGTCTTCCGAACCGCCGAGATAGTCGCCCATCGTCGCCGCCGCGTCATTGGCCGAGCGTACGACCATGCCAAGCACGGCCTCGCGTACGGTGATCATCCGACCGGCAGGCACGCCGAGCTTGGAGGGGATCTTCGACGCCGCGTTCGGCGTCACGACGATGTCCTGGTCCCATTTGAGGCGGCCTTCGCGCAGCGCCTCGAAGGTCATGTAGAGCGTCATCATCTTGGTGAGCGATGCCGGGTGGTTGATCTCGTCGGCATTCTCCGACGCCAGAACCTTGCCGCTCTTCGCGTCATAGATGAAATGGGCGTAACCGGCCTCTGCCGAACGGCTGATCGCCAGAGAGGCGCCAAGCACCAACAGGAATGCCAAAATCTGCGGAATTCGATACATGCCTACCCTCTTACCGTCCTCAGTGAGGATAAGGCAACGAACATGGTGCGAAAATGACGCGTTTCGCATTTGATTCTAATTCTCGATAAATGGTTAATTGAAAATAAGTACTTACGCATTTGTTAATGTTCTCCTGACGGCATCCTTCCAGCCGCGAATCTTCGCGGAACGGGTCTTTTCATCCATCTGTGGCTCGAATCGGCGCTGCCGCGCCCAGCTTTTCGCGAACGCTTTTTGGTCCGGCCAGACGCCCGCCTTGGAACCGGCGAGCCAGGCGGCTCCAAGCGCCGTCGTCTCGAGGATGGTCGGCCGGTCAACAGGAGCGTCGATCAGATCCGAGAGCCGCTGCATCGTCCAATCGGAGGCGACCATGCCGCCGTCGACGCGCAGGACCGTGCTGCCGTTGGTGTTGCGCCAGTCCTTCTGCATCGCGTCGTAGAGGTCGCGGGTCTGGTAGCAGACCGCCTCCAGCGCAGCGCGGGAGATTTCCGCAGGACCGGTCGCACGCGTCAGGCCGAACATCGCGCCGCGCGCTTCCGCATCCCAATAGGGCGCGCCGAGACCGGTAAAGGCGGGTACCAGGTAGACTTCCTGTTGAGGATCGGCTTCTTGCGCCAACTCCCCGGATTGGGAAGCTCTTTCGATAATGCCGAGCCCGTCGCGCAGCCATTGCACTGCTGCACCGGCGATGAAAATCGACCCTTCCAGCGCATAGGTCGTCTCGCCGTTCAGGCGGTAGGCAATGGTGGTGAGCAGCCGGTTCTTGGAGCGCACCATATCGGCGCCGGTATTCAGCACTGCAAAGCAGCCGGTGCCGTAGGTGGATTTCATCATGCCCGGTTCGAAACAGGCCTGGCCGATGACAGCCGCCTGCTGGTCGCCCGCGACGCCGAGAATCGGGATCGCCGCACCGAACAGGCTTTCGTCGGTGATGCCGAATTCGTCGGCGCAATCCTTGACCTCCGGCAGCATGGCGGCGGGAATGCGCAGGATTTTGAGGAGGTCCTCGTCCCAGCGGTTATCGGCGATGTTGTAGATCAGTGTGCGCGAGGCATTGGTCGCATCGGTGACGAAGCTTTTTCCACCGGTCAGGCGCCAGATCAGAAAGGTGTCGATCGTGCCGAAGCAGAGTTCGCCCTTGGCCGCCCTCGCCCGCGCACCCTTTACGTTGGCGAGCATCCAGGAAAGCTTGGTGCCGGAAAAATAGGGATCGAGCAGCAGACCGGTGCGGCGGGTGAACAGCTTTTCGAGGTCCTGCCGTTTCAGCTTTTCGCAATAGCTGGCGGTGCGGCGGTCCTGCCAGACGATGGCGTTGTGGATCGGCTTGCCGCTTTCGCGCTCCCAGACGACGACCGTCTCACGCTGGTTGGTGATGCCGATCGCGGCAATCTCGGAGGCCTTCAGCTTGGCTTCCTTGAGCGCCTGCTTGACCGCCCAGAGCACAGTTTCCCAGATCTCCTCCGGATCATGCTCGACCCAGCCGGATTTCGGGAAGATCTGGGTGAATTCCTTCTGGCCGATGCCGGCAATCTGCATGTCGCCGTCGAACACGATCGCCCGCGTCGACGTCGTTCCCTGATCGATCGCCAGAACATAACCACCCATGCCGTCCCTCCCAGTTCATGCAATGCTTTGGAACTGGTTTGAACAGAAACGGCAAAAGCCTGTCAAACGGAAAAGGAAGGGCGCGACGCGCCTTTCCCTATCCGTCGGCATCCAATCAGCCTGCCGCCTTGAGGGCCGTGTTGCACAGGCTCCAGTAACCGCCGCCCTTCTGTATCCATTTCAGATCGTTGAGCGTGCCGGCATCCTTGTTGGCATGGTAGGAGTCGACGCAGGTGTGCAGACGTCCCTTGGCAGGCGTCTCGGTTGCGTATTTCTTGTCGACCGCCTTGGGGAACTTGGTGCCCTTCGGAGCAACCATGGTCGGCTTTTCCGGCTCCTTCTCGGCGGTCTTTGCGACTTCGTCCTCGTCGGCCTTGTCCGCGACCGCGGCTTCAGCGCCGCAGAACTTGGCGCGGTAGTCGTTCCACTTCATCGTGGCGGCGGAGCCGTCAGCCTTTGCGGCCTGATATTTCGTGCTGCACTCCTTCATCGTCAGCGCACTGGCGGGCGATGAAAATGTCAGGGCAGCAAGGATCGTACCGGCAGCAGCAAGAATCAATTTCCCAGACATGATCTTTCCTACATTTCTGATTTAAGGAGAAAGTTACGGAGCCCCGTCAGGACGGGAGAACCCCGTTCGGGCTCGCCTTGTCGACTGCGGTCGGCAAGTGATCTGCAAGAAGCTGGGGCAGTTGATCGACATTAATGCCGAAGGCACTTGCCAGGCTGCGCACCTGCTCGGAAGAAAGCGCCGACCTGATCTGGTCGGCGGAAACCGGAAGATTGGAGCCGGTACCGATCCACGAAGACACCTGCTCGCCAAGCCCCGCCTGGTTGAGCTGGGCGATGATCCCGTTGAAGCCGCCGGCATTTTGAAAGATGTTTTCGGCGACCGCCAGTATATTGACCGGCTTGCCGCCCAAGGCATCGCTGATCACACTCCCAAGACCATCAAACAGTCCCATGTGACCCTCCCAGGTCTTTCGCTACCCTTTGGGGACTCATAGCAGTTCGGGGTTTTGGTGTCATCACCAATGTGCCGTGTCCGGGCCGCTCCTCCAGCGGTGTTCAGGCTGCGGCGCCACCACTATCCATGGTCGCCAACGGCCAGCATCTCCCCGACGATCGAGATCGGCGATCCTGATTGCCATCGCAGGGAATTTGGGCATAACCTGCCCGGATCGTCGCGGCGCAACAGAACGCCGCCCGGAAGGCTGGATCGCAGGGAGATTTGGGCATGAGCAGAACCGTCGTCGTCACCGGCTCCACGAGCGGCATCGGGCTCGGCGTTGCAAAGGCGTTTGCGGCCGAGGGCGCCAATGTGGTGATCAACGGTTTCGGACCGGCTGACGCGATCGAGGCGACGCGTAGCGAACTCGATGCGCTCGGCGCCGGCACGGTGCTTTATCACGGCGCCGACATGACCAAGCCCGTCGAGATCGAGGACCTGATCGCAACCGCGGTCAAGTCCTTCGGCACGGTCGACGTGCTGGTCAACAATGCCGGCATCCAGCACGTGGCGAAGATCGAGGAATTCCCGCCGGAAAAGTGGGACCAGCTGATCGCCATCCTGCTGACCTCGGCCTTCCACACGATGCGCCATTCCATTCCCTTGATGAAGGCGACCGGCAAGGGCCGTATCATCAACGTGGCATCCGCCCATGCGCTGGTCGCCTCGCCGTTCAAATCCGCCTATGTGGCTGCCAAACATGGTATTTTAGGACTAACCAAAACGGCGGCCTTGGAACTTGCGGAATTCGGGATTACCGTGAATGCGATATGCCCGGGCTACGTGCTGACCCCGCTGGTTGAGAAGCAGATCCCCGATACCGCCCGCGAACGCGGCATCACCGAGGAACAGGTGAAGACCGAGGTAATGCTGAAGCTGCAGGCGACCAAGGAATTCGTGGCGATCGATGAAGTGGCGCAGGCCGCGATCTATCTCGCGAGCGATGCGGCGAAGAGCATTACCGGCACGCATATCTCGATAGACGGCGGCTGGACCGCCCAATAACTGAACAAAGCAGTAACCGGACCGACCGGTAACGGAATACAAGAGCCGGCAACGGCGGACGAAGGAGAGACATGAGCGAAGCCATCCGCTTCATCGTGAATGGAGAAGAGATAACCCTTGGAGATTTTGGTCCGACGGAAACCCTTCTCGACTATCTTCGCCTGAGGCGGCGGCTGACAGGTACCAAGGAAGGCTGTGCGGAGGGCGACTGCGGCGCCTGCACGGTGCTGATTGGGCGGTTGACGGAACACGGGCTGCGCTACGAAAGCGTCAACGCCTGCATCCGATTCTTGGGCTCCCTGCACGGCACCCATGTGGTGACCGTCGAGCATCTCGCCGGCCGTGACGGCGCGCTGCATCCGGTGCAGCAGGCGATGGTCGATTTCCACGGCTCGCAATGCGGCTTCTGCACCCCCGGCTTCATCATGTCCCTCTACGGCCTGTGGCTCTCCAACGGCACGCCGACGCGCGCCGATATCGAAAGCGCGCTGCAGGGCAATCTCTGTCGCTGCACCGGCTATGAGCCGATCGTCAAGGCGGCCGAACACATCTCCGTCAATCGACCGAGCTCGCTCTTCGATCCGCTGGAGCGCGACCGTATCCAGATCATGGCGAAACTCTGGGGCATCCATTCGGGCAACGACACGACCATCATCACCAAGGATGGCGCCCGCTCGATCGTGCCGGCTTCGGTTGCTGCCTTTGCCGACATCCTCGCCGACGAACCCGAGGCGACGATCGTCGCCGGCGCGACCGATGTCGGCCTGTGGGTGACGAAGCAGATGCGGCTCCTCAACCCGGTGATCTTCATCAACCACCTGACCGAACTGCAGTCGATCGTAACGGACGAGACCGGCATCACCATCGGTGCCGGCGTCAGCTACACACAGGCCTTCGACGTGTTGTCCGACGAGATCCCGTCGCTTGGCCGGCTGATCGACCGGATCGGCGGCCAACAGGTGCGCAACATGGGCACGATCGGCGGCAACATCGCCAACGGTTCGCCGATCGGGGACACCCCGCCGCCTTTGATCGCGCTCGGAGCCGAACTGACGCTGCGCTCCCATTCCGGCCGCCGCACGATCGCGCTCGAGGACTATTTCCTGAGCTACGGGAAGCAGGACCGGCTGCCGACCGAATTCGTCGAGAAGGTTTTCGTCCCCCGTCCGGCCGAGGGCAGCCATTTCGCCGTCTACAAGATCTCCAAGCGCCGCGACGAGGACATCTCGGCGCTCTGCGGCGCCTTCCATCTGCTGCTCGATGCCGACGGCAAGGTCGAGACCATCCGCATCGCCTTCGGCGGCATGGCGGCGACCCCGAAACGGGCGAAACACGTCGAGGACGCGCTCCTCGGCGAGGTCTGGAGCTGGGGTGCCATCTCTGCCGTGCGCGATGCGTTCGTGGAGGACTACCAGCCCCTCACCGACTGGCGGGCGACAGCGGAATACCGCAGCCTCACTGCCCGTAACCTGCTCACCCGCTTTTTCCTGGAAACCGCCGGAGCGCCCGCGGAACTCCGCCGGTTCGAGATGGAGGAGGCGTGATGGACAAGACCACGTTCGACACCAAACCGATCATCAACGGCCGCATGCACGTCTCGCTGAAACATGATTCAGCGCATAAGCACGTCACCGGAACCGCCGAATATATCGACGATATTCCCGAACCCGCAGGTACGCTGCATGGCGGCCTCGGGCTTGCCGACCGGGCGCATGCGGAAATCGTCTCGGTCGATCTTTCGGCCGTGAAGACGGCACCCGGCGTCGTCTGGGTGATCACCGCGGACGACATTCCGGGCTTCAACGACGTCGCCTCGACCGGCCAGCACGACGAGCCGCTGCTCGCCACCACCAACGTGCAGTTCCACGGCCAGATCATCTTCGCCGTCATCGCCGAGACCCGCGACCAGGCCCGCCGTGCCGCGAAACTTGCCCAGATCGAATACCGCGACCTGCCCCACTGGACCGATATCGACAGCGCCCGCGAAAACGACGCGCCCTATGTCGTCGAACCGATGACGCTGAAGCGCGGCGAGCCGGAAACCGAGATCGAAAACGCGCCCCTGCGGGTCCAGAACCACATGTATATCGGCGGCCAGGAGCATTTTTACCTGGAGAGCCACATCGCGCTCGCCGTGCCCGGCGAGGATGATGAAGTCATCGTCTGGTCCTCCACCCAGCATCCGAGCGAGGTGCAACACATGGTGGCGCACGTGCTCGGTGTCGCCAACAATGCGGTGACCGTCCAGACCCGCCGCATGGGCGGCGGTTTCGGCGGCAAGGAAACGCAGGGCAACCAGTTTGCGGCACTCGCGGCAATCGCCGCCAAGAAGCTGAAGCGGGCGGTGAAATTCCGCCCCGACCGCGACGAGGATATGTCGATCACGGGCAAGCGGCACGATTTCCGTGTCGATTACGACGTCGCCTTCGACGAGGAAGGCCGTATCCACGCGGTCGACGCGATCTATGCGGCGCGCTGCGGTTTTTCCGCCGACCTCTCCGGCCCGGTCACCGACCGCGCCCTCTTCCACGCCGATTCCAGCTATTTCTATCCGCATGTGCGGCTGACCTCGCAACCGCTGAAAACCCATACCGTCTCGAACACCGCCTTCCGCGGTTTCGGCGGGCCGCAGGGCATGCTCGGCGGCGAACGGATCATCGAGGAGATCGCTTATGCGGTCGGCAAGGATCCGCTCGAAATCCGCAAGCTGAACTTCTATGGCCAGCGCGGTTCGAACCGGACGATGACGCCCTACCATCAGGACGTCGAGGACAACATCATCGCGAGGGTTGTCGACGAGCTGGAAACCTCGTCCGAATACCAGGCCCGCCGGCAGGCGATCCTCGAGTTCAACTCACACAGCCCGGTGATCCGCAAGGGCATCGCGCTGACGCCAGTGAAGTTCGGCATCTCGTTTACCATGACCGCCTACAACCAGGCGGGCGCGCTTGTGCATATCTACAACGACGGTTCGATCCACCTGAACCACGGCGGCACCGAGATGGGCCAGGGCCTCTATACCAAGGTGGCGCAGGTGGTGGCCGATACGTTCCAGGTTGATATCGACCGGGTAAAGATCACCGCGACGACCACGGCCAAGGTGCCGAACACCTCCGCCACCGCCGCCTCGTCAGGCACCGACCTCAACGGCATGGCCGCTTATGATGCCGCCCGCCAGATCAAGGAACGGCTGATCGATTTCGCCATGCGGCAATGGAAG
This region includes:
- a CDS encoding VOC family protein, giving the protein MDTSAQTNDKQVASPVRGGVVAYLQLDGAMKAAEYYKNALGAEIESFHPVDDQGRTMHIHLYINGSSVMLCDPYPDYGHPLEKPQAFTMMLPVDDIDFWWKRAVDAGMTVETELQVMFWGDRYGQVRDPFGVAWAMNAPVKG
- a CDS encoding AraC family transcriptional regulator gives rise to the protein MNLIVTQRLPDLSRGLLDRLRPMVAGRLKPGMNAYAEQLFIYCCFDREKVKALELEDPMIGIVLYGQKEIWFGDRTHAFPPGSVFVLPRKVPMDVVNIPDETTGFYVALRLDVPSLPEGIPPLSTAERLKGGELGNFGVPLSDGLVEALCHAATTIADGAIGETIKRLRMAEVLALLRPLPEARLLFRQSLSDEIAWLIATAPSEQWSITEVAEQIGIGASTLRRRLSLEGGSFRAILRRERLKAGQNAISSGASSIAAAEAAGYASRSHFSRRFRETFGTSPTGRP
- a CDS encoding GFA family protein, encoding MPKPTLPMEGSCRCGQVRLKISAPPILTMACHCTGCQKMSASAFSLSAAIPSEGFEVTQGEPVIGGLHGDDAHHYHCPHCKSWMFTRPVGMDWFVNLRPTMLDDPQWFVPFIETYTSERLPWATTPAVHSYETFPPMEAYEGLAKEFAGRD
- a CDS encoding glutathione S-transferase N-terminal domain-containing protein, coding for MADLSAFPITSRWPAENPDVLQLYSTPTPNGVKVSIMLEEIGLPYEPHFINIGANETWGPEYLSLNPNGKIPAILDPNGPGGKPLALFESGAILIYLAEKTGKLMSSDPAKRYETIEWVMFQMAGLGPMFGQLGFFHKFAGKDIEDKRPRDRYAKESHRIIRVLETRLEGRDWVMGDEYSIADIAMLGWVRNLIGFYGAGEFVEYDQLKRVPEWLESGLARPAVQRGLDIPKRPA
- a CDS encoding N-acyl homoserine lactonase family protein; this encodes MKTLATLSTLGASVLAAGVALFTLSGSARAAADLELWRLDCGSIVVKDLSSFSDTFAYKGESRTLTDSCYVIRHGADYLLWDTGLPAALIGKAPDLTQPLAPSLSVDIPTQLAKIGIKPDQIGIVGISHNHFDHLGQASTFAKATMMIGAGDWESLHENPLPFGVMPALVQPWMDGKAKIDPASGDRDVFGDGSVMMLAMPGHTKGETALLVKLPQSGPVLLSGDVVHFEEQIGNNGVPPFNIDRAESLASMERMNRIAKQLNAKLVVQHDADDIGKLPAFPASAR
- a CDS encoding YidB family protein, translated to MGLFDGLGSVISDALGGKPVNILAVAENIFQNAGGFNGIIAQLNQAGLGEQVSSWIGTGSNLPVSADQIRSALSSEQVRSLASAFGINVDQLPQLLADHLPTAVDKASPNGVLPS
- the xdhA gene encoding xanthine dehydrogenase small subunit, with translation MSEAIRFIVNGEEITLGDFGPTETLLDYLRLRRRLTGTKEGCAEGDCGACTVLIGRLTEHGLRYESVNACIRFLGSLHGTHVVTVEHLAGRDGALHPVQQAMVDFHGSQCGFCTPGFIMSLYGLWLSNGTPTRADIESALQGNLCRCTGYEPIVKAAEHISVNRPSSLFDPLERDRIQIMAKLWGIHSGNDTTIITKDGARSIVPASVAAFADILADEPEATIVAGATDVGLWVTKQMRLLNPVIFINHLTELQSIVTDETGITIGAGVSYTQAFDVLSDEIPSLGRLIDRIGGQQVRNMGTIGGNIANGSPIGDTPPPLIALGAELTLRSHSGRRTIALEDYFLSYGKQDRLPTEFVEKVFVPRPAEGSHFAVYKISKRRDEDISALCGAFHLLLDADGKVETIRIAFGGMAATPKRAKHVEDALLGEVWSWGAISAVRDAFVEDYQPLTDWRATAEYRSLTARNLLTRFFLETAGAPAELRRFEMEEA
- the glpK gene encoding glycerol kinase GlpK, which codes for MGGYVLAIDQGTTSTRAIVFDGDMQIAGIGQKEFTQIFPKSGWVEHDPEEIWETVLWAVKQALKEAKLKASEIAAIGITNQRETVVVWERESGKPIHNAIVWQDRRTASYCEKLKRQDLEKLFTRRTGLLLDPYFSGTKLSWMLANVKGARARAAKGELCFGTIDTFLIWRLTGGKSFVTDATNASRTLIYNIADNRWDEDLLKILRIPAAMLPEVKDCADEFGITDESLFGAAIPILGVAGDQQAAVIGQACFEPGMMKSTYGTGCFAVLNTGADMVRSKNRLLTTIAYRLNGETTYALEGSIFIAGAAVQWLRDGLGIIERASQSGELAQEADPQQEVYLVPAFTGLGAPYWDAEARGAMFGLTRATGPAEISRAALEAVCYQTRDLYDAMQKDWRNTNGSTVLRVDGGMVASDWTMQRLSDLIDAPVDRPTILETTALGAAWLAGSKAGVWPDQKAFAKSWARQRRFEPQMDEKTRSAKIRGWKDAVRRTLTNA
- a CDS encoding D-alanyl-D-alanine carboxypeptidase; this translates as MYRIPQILAFLLVLGASLAISRSAEAGYAHFIYDAKSGKVLASENADEINHPASLTKMMTLYMTFEALREGRLKWDQDIVVTPNAASKIPSKLGVPAGRMITVREAVLGMVVRSANDAAATMGDYLGGSEDRFGEMMTRKARALGMSRTVFRNASGLPDDEQVTTARDMAQLALALIRDFPREYQLFSLKNMEFRGKRLRGHNNLMYRYPGMDGVKTGFTNASGYNIASAVTIDGRRVIGVVMGGKSARKRDDQMAALLDRYVPGNNAASGGLVAFETQKRPAQDTLPLAFATPSPRKEITLGVAPKTAIANLYAAPPNAVPQTAPVPTAPSRMASSQTMTSQQPVGSLWRIQIAAAASRDQASALLEKAMPLLAQGYGRVAPSVESYADSGKEIFRARFVGFADGDAATRACSALQAKAINCFVVR
- a CDS encoding 3-hydroxybutyrate dehydrogenase; this translates as MSRTVVVTGSTSGIGLGVAKAFAAEGANVVINGFGPADAIEATRSELDALGAGTVLYHGADMTKPVEIEDLIATAVKSFGTVDVLVNNAGIQHVAKIEEFPPEKWDQLIAILLTSAFHTMRHSIPLMKATGKGRIINVASAHALVASPFKSAYVAAKHGILGLTKTAALELAEFGITVNAICPGYVLTPLVEKQIPDTARERGITEEQVKTEVMLKLQATKEFVAIDEVAQAAIYLASDAAKSITGTHISIDGGWTAQ